The Acidimicrobiales bacterium genome segment ACCCCGGTCCACGTGGTGAGCCCGACGCCGATCGCCGCGATGGCCAGGACCAGCGCCGCGCTCAGGACCATGGCCGGCGACAGTAGCGGTGGGCTCCGGCCGGGGCCGGACCCCCGGGCGACGACCGCCCGCCCCGGGGGTGACCCTCCGGGCGGGCACCGCAACTATGCTTCCGCCCACTCGATCTCCCCTGCTTGGAACGGGCGCCACAGGATGAAAGCCAAGATCGCCAACCTGTGCCTGGTCCTGGTGGTCGTCCTGGGCTTCTCGCTCTACGTCACCGGGCTGAGCCGCTCGACCGGGCCCGGCCAGGACGTGGTCGAGGTGGCGGCCGACGGCGGGGGCCGCCCGGAGGACGAGGGCGTCACGTTCTACGCCGAGGAGGGCGACGGGGAGACCGTCGACACCACCAGCGCCGGGGAGCCCCAGGCCGGGGAGCCCCGCGCCGGGGAGCCCCGGGCCGACGCCACGCCGACGCGCACCCCGACGCCGGTCAACATCGGGAACTTCGTGTGGGACGACCTGGACGGTGACGGTCGCCAGGACAGCGGTGAGCTGGGGTTGGCGGGGGTGACGGTGCAGCTCTGGAACGCGGCCAAGACGCAGTTGATCGACCAGGCGGTGACGAACGGGAGCGGGAACTACACGGTGGTGGCGCCGGCGCCGGGCGACTACCGGCTCCGGGTGCTGCTGCCGGCCGCCGGCGACCAGTTCTCGCCCAAGGACCAGGCCGGGGGCGACAACCAGCTCGACTCCGACATCAACCCGACGGGGGGCGACACGGGGTTCACCGACGTGTTCACCATCGCCTCCAACGTCATCTCCACCACGGTGCACGACGCCGGCATCCGTCGCTTCGTCACGCCCACGCCGACCCGGACGCCCACGCCGATCAACGTCGGGAACTTCGTCTGGGACGACGTCGACGGTGACGGTCGCCAGGACGGCGGCGAGCCGGGGTTGGCGGGGGTGACGGTGCAGCTCTGGAACGCGGCCAAGACGCAGTTGATCGACCAGGCGGTGACGAACGGGAGCGGGAACTACACGGTGGTGGCGCCAGTGTCGGGTGACTACCGGGTGCGGGTGCTGCTGCCGGCCGCCGGGGACCAGTTCTCGCCCAAGGACCAGGCCGGGGGCGACAACCTGCTGGACTCCGACGTGAACCCGACCGGGACCAGCACCGGGTTCACCGACATCTTCAACCTGGCCCCCAACGTCATCTCCATCACCTCGATCGACGCCGGGATCCGTCGCTTCGTCACGCCCACGCCGACGCGGACCCCGACGCCCATCAACATCGGCAACTTCGTCTGGCACGACCTCGACGACGACGGCCGCCAGGACGGCGGCGAGCCGGGCCTGGCGGGGGTGACGGTGCAGCTCTGGAACGCGGCCAAGACGCAGTTGATCGACCAGGCGGTGACGAACGGGAGCGGGAACTACACGGTGGTGGCGCCGGTGCCGGGTGACTACCGGGTGCGGGTGCTGTTGTCGGGGGGGACCAACGACTTCTCGCCCAAGGACCAGGCCGGGGGCGACAACCAGCTCGACTCCGACATCAACCCCACGGGGTCCGACACGGGGTTCACCGACGTGTTCACCATCGCCCCCAACGTCATCTCCACCACGGTGCACGACGCCGGGATCACCGGTGCCGTCGACCCCACCCCGACGCCGACGCCCACGGTGACGCCCACGCCCACCGTGACCCCGACCGTGACCCCGACCGTGACCCCGACGGTCACGCCCGACCCGTCCGGCACCCCGACCCCCGATCCGACCGCCACGGCGACGGCGACGGCCTCCCCTTCCCCCTCGGTGGACGCCGACGGCATCACGCGGCCACCGGGCTCGGAGCGGACCACGTCGCCCCGCGCCGGAGGTGGCGGCGCTCTGCCCCGGACGGGGGCGACCCTGATGGGACAGGTGCTCCTGGCCGGCATCGTCGTCGCCTCGGTGGGGCTCGGGCTCACGCTGCTGGCCCGCCGGCGCTCGCCGGGCTGATCGGCTCCGGGCCCGACCGATCGCATGACCCGTTGACCGCCGAGCTCCGACACCGCGCCGGCTGACCGCCGGGTCGACTCAGGAGCCCAGCCCGACCCGCACTCCGGGCCCCAGGCGGCTGGAGCACACCTCGTCGGCCGGGGGGTCCTGCCACGGCCAGTGGGCCATGTGGGGCATCCAGCCGGCCAGCCACTCCGATGCCGGGGGCCGGAAGCGGTAGGCCGGCAGGGCCGAGGACGGCGCCCCCCCGGCGGCCAGCGCGTAGGCCGCGCTCATGGACGAGGGGCGACGGTCCCACCGCTCGTCCAGCCAGAAGACCCCCACCGGGTCGATGTGGCCCACCGAGCGGGTCAGATGCGAGGCCCAGTCGGCCGAGTCGACGACCGGGAACCAGCACAGCCCCTCGACCGGGACCCCGGCGCCCACGGCCACCTCGCACTGCTCCACCGCGTAGCGGAGCCAGCTGGCCCGATCCGACGCCGCCCCGCACAGGTTGGTCTCGCCCAGGGCGGTGGGCAGCCGGTAGCGGTCCCAGTACTCGACGAACAGGTCCGAGAGGGGCGGGGGGGCGGGAGCCACGTTGGTCCCGCCCCGGCCCGTCCAGTGCCACTGGTTGTGGGCGTAGTAGTCGAGGCCCAGGACGTCGACCGAGCCGGGCTCCACGTCGAGGAGGTGGGCCCCGCCGTGGGCGGCCAGGTGGCGGGCGAAGGGGCGGTCGCGATCGACGGGGAGGCCGACGAGCAGGTCGGTCAGCAGGAAGCGCCGGTCGTTGCACAGCTCGGCCGCGGCCTCGCCGCCCCGGTCCCAGGTGTGGCGCTCGGCCGCCTCCACGTGGACGTGGCGGGCCGCCGGCAGCGCGTCGCGCAGGCTCCGGCTGGCGGCGGTGACGGCGGGCAGCAGCGACGAGGCCACGGCCACGAAGCCCTCGTCGCCCCGCAGGTGCGGGGGCCACAGGCCTTCCTGGCCGCACAGCAGGACGGTGGTGAAGGGCTCGTTGCACACGGTGTAGGCCGGGAGCCACGGGTAGCGCTCGGCCACCGCCTCCACGAAGCGCACGAAGGCAGGGCCGAAGCCCGGGGCGGCCAGGTCGCCCACCCAGCGGGGGTGGCTGGTGTGGTGCAGCAGGTCCACGATGGGGCGCAGGCCGCGGTCGCGCATGTGGCCCAGCACGGCGTCGGTGTGGGCCCAGTCGAAGCGGCCGGGCTCGGGCTCGATGCGATGCCACCGCAGGGGGTAGCGGAGGGTGTGGACGCCGCAGCCCTCCAGCAGGTCGAGATCGGCGCGCCAGCGCCGGTCGTGCTGGGTGGTCTCGACCACGTCGCGGTCGAAGGCGGGCTGATAGGTCGACTCGAAGCCGCCCCAGATCTCGACCGTCACCGCTCAGCCGGCCGTGCCGGCCGCCGCCGGCTCGGGGCGCAGGGGCCCGTCCCCGGCCCCGGTGGCCACCAGCGCCGCTTCGATCTCGGCCAGCTCGTCGGGGCCCAGGGACACGGCCGCGGCGCCGATCCACCCGTCGACCTGGGCCGCCGAGCGGGCCCCCACGATGGCGGCGGTGACCGCCGGCCAGGCCAGGGTCCAGGCGATGGCCAGCTCCGGCACCGAGGCTCCCAACCGCTCGGCCAGCGGTCGCAGGCGCTCGACCAGGTCCAGGTTGCGGGCCAGGCCCGGGGGCTGGAAGTCGGGATGGGTGGCCCGCCAGTCGTCCTCCGGCAGGGAGAGGGCCCGCTCCTCGGTGAAGCGCCCGCTGAGGAGGCCCGAGCGCATCGGGCTGTAGACGATGACGCCGGTGCCGTGGGCCTCGCACCAGGGCAGGACCTCGGCCGCGGCCTGGCGCTCCAGGACGTTGAGCTGGGGCTGCACGGTGTCGACGTGGCGGATGGCCTCGCACCGCTCCAGCAGGTCGACCTCGAAGTTGCTGACCCCGACGGCCCCGACCTTGCCCTCCTCGACCAGGGCGGCCATGGTCGCCCACGAGGCCTCCAGGGGCGTGCCGTCCTCGCCCGGCCAGTGGACCTGGAGCAGGTCGAGGCGCTCGACCCGCAGGCGGCGCAGCGAGTCCTCGCACTCCCGCCGGATGGAGTCGGGGGCCAGCACGTTGGCCACGGTGGTGCCGCCCGGCTCCCACACCAGCCCGCACTTGGTGAACACGGCGGGACGGTCCTCGGGGGGGAGCTCGGCCACCGCCCGGCCCACGACCTCCTCGGCCCGGCCCAACCCGTAGGCCGGGGCGGTGTCGATCCAGGTGACGCCCCGGTCGACGGCGTGGTGGATGGCGGCGATGGACTCGGCGTCGTCCTGGGGGCCCCAGCCGCCCTGCCACTCGCCACCGCCGATGGCCCAGGCCCCCAGCCCCAGCCGGGTGACGTCCAGGCCGGTGGAGCCGAGGGGGACCTGGGCGATGGGGGAGGAGGGGGTCGTCATCGGATGCCCTCCCCGGCGTCGCCCTCGCCCCGGGGGATCCAGGTGGCCTCGGGCTCGCCGTGCAGCACGTGGTCGACCCATTCGACGCCCTGCATGGCCGAGTGGTCCATGTTGCCGATCTCGTAGAGCCAGCCCCCGAAGCGGCCCCGGGACCAGATGTCCTGGGACCGCAGCCAGGGCTGGATCACGCCCAGCGAGGCGTCCCTGGTCACCGAGGGCACCGGGTAGCTCATGTCGGGCGAGCACAGCCACGTGGTGACGATGCGGCCCCGGTCCTCGTCGTCCATCAGCCCGGTGGCGACCAGGCCGTCGACGACCCGCTCGACGATGGTGGCCGCGTCCTCCGGCTTGTGGGGCGACCGCGACGTCTCGGTCAGCAGCAGGGTCTGGTCCGGGGAGGCGGTCATGTAGGGCGAGTAGTTCGAGAGGTAGGTGACCCGGTAGAAGGGCACGTCGGGCTCGGGGAAGTAGATCCAGTTCTTGGTCGAGCCCGCCGGGCGGTCGAGGCCGACGCCCACGATGTGGCTGCCGCTCCAGTGCAGGCCGCCCACCGCCTCCCGCACCGGGTCGGGCACGCTCTCGGTGCTCTCCACCAGCCGGTTGAGGGGCATGGTCGAGAGCAGCACGTCGTAGGGCCACACCCGCCCGTCGGCGGTGCGCACCTCCTTGGCCACGGGGTCGACCGAGGCCACAGGGGTCTCCAGCTCCAGGTGGTCCTCGATCTGCCGGCGCATGCCCTCGTAGAGGAAGCCGGTGCCGCCCCGCATGGGGTAGCGGAACGTGTTGTTGGGTCCCCAGGACACCTGTGGCTCCCCCAGGATGACGTTGCGCAGCACGCTGCTCACGTCGACCACCGAGACCCGCTCGCCGATCCAGACGTGGTTCATCAGCTCCGCCGGGGTGGCCCAGACCTTGAAGTTGTAGGGCAGCATGAAGTGCTCGGCGATGCCGCGGCCGAAGGTGGCGTCGACCCACTGGCGGAAGTTGGTCACCTCGTGCGAGCCGCGCTGGGCCTCGATCAGCCCGTCGACGCAGGCGAAGACCGTCTCCGGGTCCAGGCCACCGATGTTGTTCTGGAACGGGTAGGGGATGAAGCGGTCCTCCATCCACACCCACGCCTCGCGCTGGAGCTCGGTGAACTCGCCGCCCATGAGCTTCTCGACCAGCCGGTCGTAGTAGTCGTAGTGGCTGAACATCACGTGGCCACCGATGTCGTAGGTGAAGCCGGCGTCGTCGGTGAACGACGTGGCCAGCCCACCGACGTGGTCGGAGGCCTCCAGGACCACCCAGTCGTCGTAGCCCAGCTCCTCCAGCCGCCAGCCGGCGCCCAGGCCGGTGGGGCCGGCGCCGACGATCACGATGCGGGGCTCGCGGGTCACGCCGTCACCTCCCCGGCCGGGACGGCTGGCGCGTCGAGGCGTTCGATCAGCCCCCGCATGCGCTCCGCGATGCGGTCCCAGTCCTGCCGGGCCAGGAGCGGCGCCAGCTTCCGGTCCCGGTCGGTGAGGTCGTCGCCCCGCACCCGGCGGCAGGCGGCGGCGAAGCCCTCGGCGTCGTCCTGCAGGCACACCACGCTGGAGTGGTCGGCCACCACGTCGGGGACCCTGGTGGAGACCACCGGCAGGCCGGCGGCCAGGTACTCCAGGGTCTTGGTGGGGCTGATGGAGGCGGTGGCCTCGTTGCGGGCGAAGGGCATGAGGGCCACGTCGAAGCCGCCCATCACCTCGGGCAGCGCCGAGTACGGCTGCTGGCCCGGGTAGGCGACGTTGGGGCGCGGGGGCAGGGACATCGGGTCGATCTTGGCCACCGGGCCGACCATCTGCACGTCCCAGCCGGGCAGGTGGTCGGCCAACCCGGCCACCAGGTCGAGATCGACCCGCTCGTCGATCACCCCGACGTAGCCGGCCACCGGGCGGCCCTCCGGCTGCCGGTGGCGTCGCCGCCGGTGGCGGCGGGCCGGCTCGTAGTGCGCCGGGTCGACCCCGCTGGGGAAGAGGTGCGTCCCGGTCGGGCGGTGGGCCACCACCGAGCGGTGCAGGGAGCGCCCGCCGGTGAAGACGATGTCGGCCTCGTGCAGGGTCCGGCGCTGGTGCAGCACCAGCCCCTCTGGGGCGCCGGCGAAGGCGGCCAGGTCGTCCATCACGTCGTAGACCAGGCGCCGGGGCTCGAGGGGGGCGACCATGTCGAAGGCCATCGGCGTCTGCAGCCAGACCCAGCGGTCGTCACCCGGACCCACCAACCGGCACAGGGGCTCGGCGTGGGCCTCGGCCAGGGCGCGGTCCCACGTGCGGCTGGCCTCCAGCTCCGGCAGCTCCATCCACACCCGGGTCACGGGCCCGTGGCGCTCGGTCCGGAGCCTCGGCTCCGACCCGGTGCCCGGTTCCGGCTCCTCCACGAACCACGTGCGGCGACCGGCGGCCAGCCGCGAGATCAGGTGCTGCGGGCGTTGCCAGACCCCGGTCCAGCGCAGGTGGGAGAACACGATCAGGTCGGGGGGCATGCAACCTCCGGGTCGTCTGCCGGTGCAGGGCGGCAGGGGACATCGACGACGGGCCCGTGACCGGGCCACGGCGCTGTGTTGTCAACGCCTGGGTGCTCGGCGGCGGGACCCGCCGCCGCCGCACGCCTCCCCGAGCCGTCGTCCGTGAACCAACTTCTCCCCGACGGGTGAGCGGCGTGTGGCCAGCCGGCCTGCGGCCCGGACCGCCGGGCCCATCCGGCGCCACCGAGCCCGTCTCGTGCAGCCGGTACTGTCGGACGATGATCGTCGTGTCGGGCACCATCGTCCTCAACCCGGAGAAGGTCGACCGGGCCCTGGAGCTGACCAGGGCGCTGGTGGCCGAGACGCGGGCCGAGCCCGGCAACCTGGCCTACGGGTACTACGCGGACCTGGACGAGCCGGGCCGCTACCACCTCTACGAGGAGTGGGAGTCCGAGGAGGCGCTGGACGCCCACTCGGCGTCGGCCCACCTGGCCGAGTTCTTCACCGCCGTGCCCGAGCTGGAGATCTCCCACCTGGAGATCACCCGCTACACGGTCACCGATGCTCGCAAGGTGATGTGACGGCGCGCTACTCGCAGGCCACGCCGTTGCCGTCGCGATCGAGGTCGTAGCCGGTCACCTGCACGGGCCCTGACGCGTAGGCCGGACCGTCCCCCGAACCGCCGGCGCAGCGGTCGTGGGGGGCCCGGTGGTCGGGGCGCCCGCCAGATCGGGCGGCGGCCGGGCTCTACCATGGGCGGCGATGTCGTCCCCCGCCTCCTTCGACGGCCACCCCGGATCGCTCACCCCGGCTGAGCTGGAGCGGGCCCTGGACGCCCACCGGCGCGAGCTCACCGGCTACTGCTACCGGATGCTGGGCGCCGGCTCCGAGGCCGAGGACGCCGTGCAGGAGACCATGGTCCGGGCCTGGCGGGCCATCGACGGCTTCGAGGGCCGCTCGTCGCTGCGGTCGTGGATGTACCGCATCGCCAACAACGTCTGCGTGGACATGATCCGCAGTCCGCAGCGCCGGGCCCGGCCCATGGAGATGGGCCCCGCCACCCGCACCGCGGACGTGGTGCTGGGCGACCAGCGCGAGGAGCACGCCTTCGTGCAGCCCGTCGCCGACGAGCGGGTCATCGACCTGGGCGGCGACCCGGCCGAGGTGGCCGCGGCCCGCGAGTCGATCCGCCTGGCCTTCGTCTCGGCCCTCCAGCACCTCCCGGCCCGCCAGCGCTCGGCCCTGATCCTCTGCGAGGTCCTGAAGTGGCCGGCGGCGGACGTGGCCGAGCTGCTCGACACCAGCGTGGCCTCGGTGAACAGCGCCCTCCAGCGGGCCCGGTCCACCCTGGCCGAGGTGCGGGACCGGCCCCTCGACCCGGTGACCGATCCGGGCCAACAGGCCCTGCTGGCCCGCTACGTCCAGGCCTTCGAGAGCTACGACATGACCGCCCTGGTGGCGCTGCTGCGCGACGACGTGGTGTTGTCCATGCCCCCGTGGGACCTCTGGCTCCAGGGGCCCGACGACCTGGTGGCCTGGTTCGTGGGCGAGGGCATCGTGTGCAAGGACGGCCGGCTGCTGCCCGTCTCGGTCAACGGCACCGCCGGCTTCGGCAACTACCACCACCTGGGCGACGGGGTCTGGGAGCCTTGGGCCATCCAGGTGATCGAGGTGGCCGACGGGCGCATCGGCGGCCACCACAACTTCCTCTACCCCGAGCTGTTCTCACGCTTCGGCCTCCCGGAGCGCATCGAGGCCTGAGCCCTGCCACCGCCCCGGGCCGGGGGAAGCCACCGGGTGGCAGGATGGCCCCATGGACGAGCGCATCGAGGTGCAGCGGCTGATCGCGGCCGAGCCGCCGGCCATCTTCCGGGTGCTGTGCGACCCGCAGGGCCACGTGGCCATCGACAGCTCGGGGATGCTGCAGGCCGCCACCGGCGAGGCGGTCACTGCGGTGGGCGACACCTTCGTGGTCCACATGGATCGCGAGGCCCTCAACGACTTCCCGCTCGGCCTCTACGACGTCACCGTCACCATCACCGCCTTCGAGCCCGACCGGGAGATCGCCTGGAAGGTCCTGGGCGCCATCCGCCCCCAGATCGGCCACGTCTACGGCTACCGGCTGGAGCCGGCCGAGGGCGGGACCCTGGTCACCTCCTACTACGACTGGTCGGACATCGACCCGGTGTGGCGGGAGGCGAGCATCTTCCCCATCATCTCCGAGGGAGCGCTGCGGGCCACCCTGGGCATCCTGGGCCGCACCGTCGCCCCCGCCCGCCCGGCCGACTGACGCACCACCGGCAGAGCTCGGCCGGGTCGCCACAGGACAGGGCCCGCCGGGCGGCTCGTCCTCGGCGTCCAGCCGGGGATCGGGGGCGGCCGGGATCGGTCGAGGCCGAGGGCGGGTCATCCGACCAGGAGGCTTCGAGGTGAGCCGACGCCGGGGTCGTGGGAGGCTGCCGCCGTGACGTCGGTCGAGGGGGCTCGGGTGGAGGGACACGTCGAAGGTCGGCGTCGAGGCGCAACCCGGTTGGCCGGGCCGGTGGGGGTGCGGGCCAACGGGCGGCTGGCCCGCCGGCTGCTGGTGGACCCCATCCCGGTGTTGGACGAGTGCGCCGCCGCCTACGGGCCCACCTTCGCCCTGCGGCTGGGGCCGGCCCGGCTGGTGGTGGTGGGGGATCCCGACGACCTGAGCACGGTGTTCGCCCAACCCAGCGTCTCCTACCGGTGGGGCCACCTGGCCAACGTGCTGGGCTTCATCGTCGGCCCGACCTCGATGATCGTGTCCGACGGCGAGGACCACCGCCGGCGCCGGGCGGCCAGCCAGCCGGGCCTGGCCCGCCGGCGCCTCGATCGCTGGATCCCCATGATCGTGGGCCAGGTCGACCGGGCCATCGACCAGCACCTGGCCCCGGCCCTGGACGCCGGCCGAGTGGTCGACGTCCACCCCCTGGGCACCGACCTGGTGCTGGCCGTCACGGTCAGGGCCTTCTTCGGGAACGGTCTGGAGCACCGCACGGCCGAGATCGGCGCCCTGTTCGACGAGCTCCAGTCCTACCTGGAGCGGCCCGGCCTGCAGCAGCTCCCGCATCGTCTCCCGTTCACGGCCCGGGCCCGGGCCCGAGCAGCCCGAGCAGCCTTCAACGGGATCGTCGACCGGGAGGTGGCCCGGCGGCGGGCCGCCGTCGGCGCCGGCCCCGACGGCGACGACCTGCTCGACGTGTTCGTGGACGAAGCGGCGTCGGGCCTCACCGCGGAGGAGGTCCACGACCAGGTCACCACGCTCATCGGCGCCGGCTACAACACCACGGCCGCCACCCTGGCCTGGGCCGTGCACCGGTCCCTGGCCACCCCCGGGGTGTGGGACCGCCTCCGGGCCGAGGCCCACGAGGTGCTGGGGCCGGTCGGGGACGGCCCGACGCTCGGCGCCGAGGCCCACCGGGACCTGTCCTACGCGGCCGCCGTGGCCCAGGAGACGCTCCGCCTCCACCCGCCGGGGGCCCTCTCTCCCCGCCAGGCCGTGATCGACGTGCCCGTCGGCGACCGGGTCATCCCCCGCCGGGCCATGGTGGCCTGGTCGCCGCACCTGGCCGGCCGCCACCCCGGAGCCTGGGACGAGCCCCTGGCCTTCCGGCCCGAGCGCCACCTCGACCCCACCCCGGAGCAGGCGGCCCGGATGGAGGCGGCCTGGGTGCCCTTCGGCCGTGGCCCGCGGCGCTGCATCGGCTTCGCCCTGGCCCAGATGGAGCTGGCCCTGGTCCTGGCCCGGCTGGCCCAGCGGGTCGACATGGAGCTGGTCGACCCGGCGCCACCCCGGCCCCACGGCATGGTGGTCAACCGGCCGGCCGGCGGGGTCCGGGTCCGCCGGCCTCTGGCATTGACCGGCGATGTCATCCCCTCGATCGACGGCCTCCGGCGTCGCACGCCCGGCTGAGCTGGAGCGGGCCCTCGACGCCCACCGGCGCCAGTTCACCAACCGGCCCCCTGGGCGGGCTCGACGCCCAGGGCCTCAGGCACGCCGACCAGGTCGAGGAGCTCGTGCAGCTCGGAGCGGACCTCCACCAGCCGCAGGGTGGCGCCGTGGCGGCCGAGGGCCAGGCGGAGGGCCAGGAGGTCGTCCACCAGGTGCAGGTCGCAGGGCGCGGCGGCCCCGACCGGGCCCAGCGGGTGCTCGCGGCCGCCGACCAGCAGCACCAACCTGGCCCACGGCGCGTCGTCGTCCACCCCGTGCAGACGGCACGGGGGCCCGGAACTCAGCGCCCGGTGACCGGCGCCGGCGGGGCGGTTACTCAGCGGCGGTGGTCGTCGGGATGTCGATGCTCTCGGTGGCGCACTTGCTGCTGGCGGCCTCGACGGCGGCGGTGTTCTCGTCGCTCAGCGGCTCGTTGGTGTCGGCGCCGTAGAAGTCGTTGATCTCCTCCTGGTCGAGCTGGGCGAACAGCTCGTCGACGATGCAGGCGTCGATGTCGTTCTCCAGGCCGCTCTTCTCGGAGAAGTCCTCGAGGAACCGCTCCTTGGAGATGTCCTCGTCGCCGCCGCACCCGGTGGCGGCCAACCCGGCGCCGGCGAGCAGGCCGAGAGCGAGAGCCCCGGGGAGGAGCCGGCGGATCAGAGACGAGGCCATGCGAGGCCCTTTCGGGTCGAGGGGCAGGCCGCGGACCCTAGCCCAGGGTTCCCGGCGGGAGCCGGGACGGCACCCCTCCGGACCTCAGCCCGGCTCGGCGGCCAGGCACTCCCGGTTGATGACCTCGAGCGTGCCCTCGGCGTCGTCGGGCAGCTCCTTCACGGTGGCGGCCTGGACGATGGCGTTGATCTGGCCCTGCTCGAACTCGGCGTAGACCCGATCGGTGATGCAGGCCGCCGCCGCCTCGGGGATCTCGGTCCGCTCGACCAGCTTCTCCTCGAAGTCGTCCCGGGCGATGTCCTCGTCGCCGCTGCACCCCACGGTGCCGGCCACCAGGGCCACCACCGCGACGGCGACGGCGACGAGGCGGGCGGGGGATCGGGACGGGCGGGCTGCGGGCACGGGGCGCTCCTCGGGTGCGGACGCCCGAGGATACGGCGTGGGCGTCGGCGGCCACGATCCGCGCCGGTCCAGCCGACGGCGGGCGCCCGCGCCGGTAGGGTGGCCGGGTCCCATCGGTCCGCGTGAGGGGTCCACCATGCGCGTCGTCGTCGACTACGACCTGTGCGAGAGCAACGCCGTGTGCATGGCCGTCGCCCCCGAGGTGTTCGAGGTCCGCGACGACGACTTCCTCTACGTCCTGGACGACACGCCGCCCGAGGCGCTGCGGGCCAAGGTGACCGAGGCGGCCCTCCGC includes the following:
- a CDS encoding FAD-dependent oxidoreductase — translated: MTREPRIVIVGAGPTGLGAGWRLEELGYDDWVVLEASDHVGGLATSFTDDAGFTYDIGGHVMFSHYDYYDRLVEKLMGGEFTELQREAWVWMEDRFIPYPFQNNIGGLDPETVFACVDGLIEAQRGSHEVTNFRQWVDATFGRGIAEHFMLPYNFKVWATPAELMNHVWIGERVSVVDVSSVLRNVILGEPQVSWGPNNTFRYPMRGGTGFLYEGMRRQIEDHLELETPVASVDPVAKEVRTADGRVWPYDVLLSTMPLNRLVESTESVPDPVREAVGGLHWSGSHIVGVGLDRPAGSTKNWIYFPEPDVPFYRVTYLSNYSPYMTASPDQTLLLTETSRSPHKPEDAATIVERVVDGLVATGLMDDEDRGRIVTTWLCSPDMSYPVPSVTRDASLGVIQPWLRSQDIWSRGRFGGWLYEIGNMDHSAMQGVEWVDHVLHGEPEATWIPRGEGDAGEGIR
- a CDS encoding SdrD B-like domain-containing protein — translated: MKAKIANLCLVLVVVLGFSLYVTGLSRSTGPGQDVVEVAADGGGRPEDEGVTFYAEEGDGETVDTTSAGEPQAGEPRAGEPRADATPTRTPTPVNIGNFVWDDLDGDGRQDSGELGLAGVTVQLWNAAKTQLIDQAVTNGSGNYTVVAPAPGDYRLRVLLPAAGDQFSPKDQAGGDNQLDSDINPTGGDTGFTDVFTIASNVISTTVHDAGIRRFVTPTPTRTPTPINVGNFVWDDVDGDGRQDGGEPGLAGVTVQLWNAAKTQLIDQAVTNGSGNYTVVAPVSGDYRVRVLLPAAGDQFSPKDQAGGDNLLDSDVNPTGTSTGFTDIFNLAPNVISITSIDAGIRRFVTPTPTRTPTPINIGNFVWHDLDDDGRQDGGEPGLAGVTVQLWNAAKTQLIDQAVTNGSGNYTVVAPVPGDYRVRVLLSGGTNDFSPKDQAGGDNQLDSDINPTGSDTGFTDVFTIAPNVISTTVHDAGITGAVDPTPTPTPTVTPTPTVTPTVTPTVTPTVTPDPSGTPTPDPTATATATASPSPSVDADGITRPPGSERTTSPRAGGGGALPRTGATLMGQVLLAGIVVASVGLGLTLLARRRSPG
- a CDS encoding cytochrome P450 is translated as MAGPVGVRANGRLARRLLVDPIPVLDECAAAYGPTFALRLGPARLVVVGDPDDLSTVFAQPSVSYRWGHLANVLGFIVGPTSMIVSDGEDHRRRRAASQPGLARRRLDRWIPMIVGQVDRAIDQHLAPALDAGRVVDVHPLGTDLVLAVTVRAFFGNGLEHRTAEIGALFDELQSYLERPGLQQLPHRLPFTARARARAARAAFNGIVDREVARRRAAVGAGPDGDDLLDVFVDEAASGLTAEEVHDQVTTLIGAGYNTTAATLAWAVHRSLATPGVWDRLRAEAHEVLGPVGDGPTLGAEAHRDLSYAAAVAQETLRLHPPGALSPRQAVIDVPVGDRVIPRRAMVAWSPHLAGRHPGAWDEPLAFRPERHLDPTPEQAARMEAAWVPFGRGPRRCIGFALAQMELALVLARLAQRVDMELVDPAPPRPHGMVVNRPAGGVRVRRPLALTGDVIPSIDGLRRRTPG
- a CDS encoding ferredoxin — translated: MRVVVDYDLCESNAVCMAVAPEVFEVRDDDFLYVLDDTPPEALRAKVTEAALRCPKQAITVED
- a CDS encoding putative quinol monooxygenase encodes the protein MIVVSGTIVLNPEKVDRALELTRALVAETRAEPGNLAYGYYADLDEPGRYHLYEEWESEEALDAHSASAHLAEFFTAVPELEISHLEITRYTVTDARKVM
- a CDS encoding glycosyltransferase, whose protein sequence is MPPDLIVFSHLRWTGVWQRPQHLISRLAAGRRTWFVEEPEPGTGSEPRLRTERHGPVTRVWMELPELEASRTWDRALAEAHAEPLCRLVGPGDDRWVWLQTPMAFDMVAPLEPRRLVYDVMDDLAAFAGAPEGLVLHQRRTLHEADIVFTGGRSLHRSVVAHRPTGTHLFPSGVDPAHYEPARRHRRRRHRQPEGRPVAGYVGVIDERVDLDLVAGLADHLPGWDVQMVGPVAKIDPMSLPPRPNVAYPGQQPYSALPEVMGGFDVALMPFARNEATASISPTKTLEYLAAGLPVVSTRVPDVVADHSSVVCLQDDAEGFAAACRRVRGDDLTDRDRKLAPLLARQDWDRIAERMRGLIERLDAPAVPAGEVTA
- a CDS encoding family 1 glycosylhydrolase, whose product is MTVEIWGGFESTYQPAFDRDVVETTQHDRRWRADLDLLEGCGVHTLRYPLRWHRIEPEPGRFDWAHTDAVLGHMRDRGLRPIVDLLHHTSHPRWVGDLAAPGFGPAFVRFVEAVAERYPWLPAYTVCNEPFTTVLLCGQEGLWPPHLRGDEGFVAVASSLLPAVTAASRSLRDALPAARHVHVEAAERHTWDRGGEAAAELCNDRRFLLTDLLVGLPVDRDRPFARHLAAHGGAHLLDVEPGSVDVLGLDYYAHNQWHWTGRGGTNVAPAPPPLSDLFVEYWDRYRLPTALGETNLCGAASDRASWLRYAVEQCEVAVGAGVPVEGLCWFPVVDSADWASHLTRSVGHIDPVGVFWLDERWDRRPSSMSAAYALAAGGAPSSALPAYRFRPPASEWLAGWMPHMAHWPWQDPPADEVCSSRLGPGVRVGLGS
- a CDS encoding sigma-70 family RNA polymerase sigma factor; protein product: MSSPASFDGHPGSLTPAELERALDAHRRELTGYCYRMLGAGSEAEDAVQETMVRAWRAIDGFEGRSSLRSWMYRIANNVCVDMIRSPQRRARPMEMGPATRTADVVLGDQREEHAFVQPVADERVIDLGGDPAEVAAARESIRLAFVSALQHLPARQRSALILCEVLKWPAADVAELLDTSVASVNSALQRARSTLAEVRDRPLDPVTDPGQQALLARYVQAFESYDMTALVALLRDDVVLSMPPWDLWLQGPDDLVAWFVGEGIVCKDGRLLPVSVNGTAGFGNYHHLGDGVWEPWAIQVIEVADGRIGGHHNFLYPELFSRFGLPERIEA
- a CDS encoding aldo/keto reductase, coding for MTTPSSPIAQVPLGSTGLDVTRLGLGAWAIGGGEWQGGWGPQDDAESIAAIHHAVDRGVTWIDTAPAYGLGRAEEVVGRAVAELPPEDRPAVFTKCGLVWEPGGTTVANVLAPDSIRRECEDSLRRLRVERLDLLQVHWPGEDGTPLEASWATMAALVEEGKVGAVGVSNFEVDLLERCEAIRHVDTVQPQLNVLERQAAAEVLPWCEAHGTGVIVYSPMRSGLLSGRFTEERALSLPEDDWRATHPDFQPPGLARNLDLVERLRPLAERLGASVPELAIAWTLAWPAVTAAIVGARSAAQVDGWIGAAAVSLGPDELAEIEAALVATGAGDGPLRPEPAAAGTAG